The following are encoded together in the Diabrotica undecimpunctata isolate CICGRU chromosome 7, icDiaUnde3, whole genome shotgun sequence genome:
- the LOC140445999 gene encoding LOW QUALITY PROTEIN: SET domain-containing protein SmydA-8-like (The sequence of the model RefSeq protein was modified relative to this genomic sequence to represent the inferred CDS: inserted 1 base in 1 codon), which translates to MSEQCEICGEPSELKCXACKLVSYCCKDHQKQGWKAHKPLCRPFEIQEDPVIGKCLVATRDIKPGDIILSEFPLVYGPRPHMVEEGPVPCPGCCKLIIGEQSARCEGCDFPICHPACPGLKDMEKHGHECMILGLRDVKAINGLHDFYRQDALLVLRCLLLQNKHPKKFAQLMEMEGHLKKRGADLTRTIQERIVDYLHSNFFHPMTILEGRSGRKVLEDVSPETIQKLCGIIDVNALEINQNAEVSALYPTIYLLEHSCLPNTTHNFDNETYKVNLKASSHISAGEHITTMYTHCLWGTQARREHLRETKYFDCECKRCSDATEMGSYLSALKCIGTNDEPCGGTQLPINPLDDKTEWTCDQCTVKISNEEVSFLVNGIGEEVDNVQLANPTVRELEALLNKMLTFLHPNHYHVYAVKHSLIQLYGYQQGYTPTQITDDCLVRKATMCRELLEITRKIDPGNSRLALYHAVLLHELFLANWITIKRKWDLGIKAKVKSVLTTMNECKTCLDQLQDVLKNEKNTPAGDKLINLVNSSTKEFNKFVERNKIDLSGQIKEKLINGSD; encoded by the exons ATGAGTGAACAATGTGAAATATGTGGAGAACCATCCGAACTGAAAT TCGCTTGTAAACTTGTCTCTTATTGTTGCAAAGACCACCAAAAACAAGGATGGAAAGCACATAAACCGTTATGTAGACCATTTGAA ATACAAGAAGATCCTGTAATTGGTAAATGCTTGGTAGCTACTAGAGACATTAAACCTGGAGATATAATCTTGTCTGAATTTCCTCTGGTCTATGGACCAAGACCGCACATGGTGGAGGAGGGACCTGTTCCATGTCCAGGATGTTGTAA GTTGATCATTGGGGAACAATCAGCCCGCTGTGAGGGATGTGACTTTCCAATCTGCCATCCAGCTTGTCCAGGTTTAAAAGACATGGAAAAGCACGGACACGAATGTATGATCCTAGGATTGAGAGATGTTAAGGCTATAAATGGATTGCACGATTTTTACAGACAAGATGCTCTGTTGGTATTAAGATGTCTTTTGCTTCAGAATAAGCATCCGAAGAAGTTTGCGCAGTTGATGGAAATGGAGGGGCATCTGAAAAAGCGTGGGGCAGATTTAACTAG GACAATTCAAGAGAGAATTGTCGATTACCTACACAGCAATTTCTTCCACCCAATGACCATTCTAGAAGGAAGATCCGGTAGAAAAGTGCTAGAAGATGTATCCCCAGAAACTATTCAAAAGCTGTGTGGTATTATAGACGTGAACGCTTTAGAGATAAATCAAAACGCAGAAGTATCAGCGTTGTATCCAACGATTTACCTTCTGGAGCACAGTTGTCTTCCAAATACAACACATAATTTTGATAATGAAACTTACAAGGTTAATCTAAAGGCTAGTTCGCATATAAGTGCAGGTGAACACATTACGACTATGTATACACACTGTCTTTGGGGTACTCAAGCTAGAAGAGAACATCTTAGGGAAACGAAATATTTTGATTGCGAGTGTAAACGTTGCAGCGACGCCACGGAAATGG GATCATATTTAAGTGCTCTTAAATGCATTGGAACCAACGATGAACCCTGTGGCGGCACCCAGCTACCGATAAACCCCTTAGACGACAAAACAGAATGGACATGTGATCAATGTACCGTCAAAATATCCAACGAAGAAGTAAGTTTTTTGGTGAACGGTATAGGAGAAGAGGTAGACAACGTTCAGCTAGCTAATCCTACAGTTAGAGAGCTGGAAGCATTGCTCAATAAAATGCTGACCTTCCTACATCCTAACCACTACCACGTCTACGCTGTGAAGCATTCGTTGATACAGTTGTACGGGTACCAACAAGGGTACACTCCGACGCAAATTACTGATGACTGTTTGGTTCGGAAGGCTACAATGTGTAGAGAGCTGTTAGAAATTACCAGGAAGATAGATCCAGGAAATTCTAG GCTAGCCCTTTACCACGCAGTCCTACTTCACGAACTATTCCTAGCAAACTGGATCACCATCAAGCGTAAGTGGGACCTTGGAATCAAGGCCAAAGTTAAGTCGGTACTGACTACAATGAACGAATGCAAGACCTGCCTCGACCAACTCCAAGATGTGTTAAAGAACGAAAAGAACACTCCCGCAGGAGATAAATTAATCAATTTAGTAAACAGTTCTACGAAAGAATTTAATAAGTTTGTCGAAAGAAACAAAATTGATTTATCAGGGCAAATTAAGGAAAAATTAATTAACGGATCTGATTAG
- the LOC140447022 gene encoding SET domain-containing protein SmydA-8-like: MGSDSDNEEKGSCEVCKSAAVRKCSACKLVFYCSEAHQQEHWKEHKIKCRPFEEQHSKELGRYLNATRELQPGDVIFSELPLVFGPKPHRIQEGPFPCVGCCRLLHDQMCEMCPGCLWPVCKTSCEGLKIPTQHGFECNVLRLKPAGDAKAFLDFYRFDILIILRALYLQKANPKKFETLLKLESHFDKRGPGTEVYKAVQEKIEVLEENYLKPLKSYEEETGQVILPQVSAELIHKIYGILDVNATELIEDIDAMILYPTASLLEHNCVPNTTQIIDEKDNFKITFRAAMTISKEEHITAMYTNILWGTAARRDHLLETKYFKCQCKRCQDPSELGTNMSALKCIAGSDQDPCGGLQLPITPTYQNGAWMCNKCKIKLPEMDVMKFVHHLGTEVDKIMTKSPKYHELQDLISKLLHFLHPHHYLLYNIRHTFVQLFPDRDIVDENSPEIWLEKLNMCEDLIDLTKQIDPGNARLSLYLGVLLNEKFIAQFKLLLTTWNKPNQNLYTNQIKGDILNTLEENKRILMYEQKTNAGHKLIEVVNGNEALFENWKREHGQ, translated from the exons ATGGGTAGTGACAGCGACAACGAAGAAAAAGGTTCTTGTGAAGTTTGTAAGTCAGCTGCAGTGAGGAAATGTTCGGCTTGCAAGTTGGTTTTTTATTGTAGTGAAGCTCATCAACAGGAGCATTGGAAGGAACATAAAATCAAATGTCGACCATTCGAG GAACAACATTCAAAAGAGTTGGGTAGATACTTAAACGCCACCAGAGAACTTCAGCCTGGAGATGTTATTTTCTCTGAACTACCTCTCGTATTTGGACCCAAGCCTCACCGTATACAAGAGGGGCCTTTTCCCTGCGTTGGATGCTGCAG ATTGCTTCACGATCAAATGTGTGAGATGTGTCCAGGTTGTTTGTGGCCAGTGTGCAAAACATCTTGCGAAGGTTTGAAGATACCTACGCAGCATGGATTTGAATGCAACGTCCTAAGGTTAAAGCCTGCAGGTGATGCTAAAGCTTTTCTGGACTTTTACAG ATttgatatattaataattctaAGAGCTTTGTATCTACAAAAGGCCAATCCCAAAAAGTTCGAAACGTTGCTAAAACTAGAAAGCCATTTTGATAAAAGAGGTCCTGGTACAGAAGTGTATAA AGCAGTACAAGAGAAAATAGAAGTATTAGAAGAAAACTACTTAAAGCCTCTTAAATCGTACGAGGAAGAAACTGGTCAAGTAATTCTTCCACAAGTTTCTGCTGAGCTGATCCACAAAATTTACGGAATTCTTGATGTGAACGCTACTGAACTGATCGAGGATATCGATGCTATGATTCTGTATCCCACAGCAAGTTTATTGGAGCATAACTGTGTGCCGAATACAACACAAATTATTGACGAAAAGGATAATTTCAAGATTACTTTCAGAGCTGCCATGACGATTTCAAAAG AAGAGCATATTACCGCCATGTACACCAACATCCTATGGGGAACCGCCGCTCGAAGGGACCATTTGCTGGAAACTAAATACTTTAAGTGTCAGTGTAAAAGATGCCAGGATCCGAGTGAGTTGGGGACTAATATGAGTGCTCTAAAATGTATCGCAGGAAGTGATCAAGATCCTTGTGGCGGACTGCAATTGCCCATTACTCCAACCTACCAGAACGGTGCTTGGATGtgtaataaatgtaaaataaaattgcCAGAAATG gacGTCATGAAGTTCGTTCATCATCTTGGAACCGAAGTGGACAAAATTATGACAAAAAGTCCAAAATACCACGAACTTCAAGATCTTATTTCTAAACTTCTACATTTTTTACACCCCCACCATTATCTTTTGTACAACATACGACACACATTTGTTCAATTATTTCCCGATAGGGATATAGTGGATGAAAATTCTCCAGAAATTTGGTTGGAAAAGCTAAATATGTGTGAAGACTTGATCGATTTGACTAAACAAATTGATCCTGGAAATGCTAG aTTAAGTCTCTATCTTGGAGTGCTGCTGAACGAGAAATTTATAGCACAATTCAAACTCCTCCTCACGACATGGAACAAACCCAACCAGAATCTTTACACGAATCAAATAAAAGGCGATATACTTAACACTTTGGAAGAAAACAAGCGAATTCTCATGTACGAACAAAAAACTAACGCTGGACACAAACTCATCGAAGTGGTGAATGGGAATGAAGCTCTGTTTGAGAATTGGAAAAGAGAACACGGTCAATAA